The following are from one region of the Hemitrygon akajei chromosome 31, sHemAka1.3, whole genome shotgun sequence genome:
- the LOC140719249 gene encoding uncharacterized protein, translating to MNTGHFFTLGLLWGSGLPWIFADYPSSPLNSSQVPSSGHGWRENGSSSSVLSHPTSSAPSSEITSPDDSIRGGTPLLLSTPTTSNLVVNSVPSTSGPISSASVPSTSESISLARSISASGPDASASAARESTAPMSSTPASSISVHISTKTSALLESTSMITTSLKSSTATLTTAPQESRELMTSGPVTYSTVPLKTNLTAISGLNTTASAHSKSSAPNITASAVPESTVSESWDTDHSANATVSPPDSTTSLATSRPRVFGTTLAAILAVVILIVVVVVVALACSRCRRRRGDYAAGRPAKAGDPWAGPVALGPEEGGGGGTEEDPNGPPGEEPPPGASHRHSLGTFFHKRKSRAPSLVLEAFSPIPEGEGVEGGQEQRLLGDVPSSTTSPDPPSPPPPEANGDLPGTIPEDMTALLPPPVPSQEGEGGPELV from the coding sequence ATGAACACCGGACACTTCTTCACTCTGGGGCTGCTCTGGGGATCAGGGCTCCCCTGGATCTTCGCCGACTATCCTTCCAGTCCGCTCAATTCCTCGCAAGTACCCTCGTCTGGACATGGCTGGAGGGAGAATGGCTCCTCCTCCTCTGTTCTCTCACACCCCACTAGTTCTGCCCCCTCCAGTGAAATCACCTCTCCAGACGACTCCATCCGTGGTGGTACACCTTTACTGCTCAGTACTCCCACTACTTCCAATTTAGTTGTGAACAGTGTGCCATCTACCAGTGGACCCATCTCCTCAGCCAGTGTGCCATCTACCAGTGAATCCATCTCCTTGGCCAGGTCAATATCTGCCAGTGGACCCGACGCCTCAGCCAGTGCAGCCCGTGAATCCACTGCACCCATGTCCAGCACACCGGCTTCCTCCATCTCAGTTCACATTAGCACCAAGACCAGTGCACTGTTGGAATCCACTTCAATGATCACCACATCACTCAAATCCAGCACCGCCACCCTCACCACTGCACCACAGGAATCCCGTGAGCTAATGACCAGTGGCCCTGTCACTTACAGCACTGTGCCACTGAAAACCAATTTGACTGCAATCAGTGGTCTCAACACTACTGCCAGTGCACATTCAAAGTCCAGTGCCCCCAACATCACTGCCAGTGCCGTACCGGAATCCACTGTAAGTGAGAGTTGGGACACCGACCACAGTGCCAATGCGACTGTGTCACCCCCAGATAGCACAACCAGTTTGGCCACTAGTCGACCCAGGGTATTTGGCACCACCTTGGCAGCCATCTTAGCAGTGGTTATATTGAtcgtggtggtggtggtggtggcccTGGCCTGTAGCCGTTGCCGCCGGCGACGAGGGGACTATGCGGCCGGGCGTCCTGCCAAGGCTGGGGACCCATGGGCTGGGCCCGTGGCCCTGGGGCccgaggagggaggagggggtggCACAGAAGAAGATCCTAACGGCCCACCTGGTGAGGAGCCTCCACCTGGTGCTTCCCACCGCCATTCCCTTGGCACGTTCTTCCACAAACGTAAATCCCGTGCACCCTCACTTGTCCTTGAGGCCTTCTCTCCCATTCCTGAGGGCGAAGGCGTAGAgggtggtcaggagcagaggttgCTGGGGGATGTCCCCTCATCCACCACCTCCCCcgaccctccctctcctcctccacctGAAGCAAATGGTGACCTCCCCGGGACCATCCCTGAGGACATGACTGCCCTCCTACCTCCTCCTGTCCCAtctcaggagggagaggggggtccTGAACTTGTTTAG